A genomic region of Equus caballus isolate H_3958 breed thoroughbred chromosome 1, TB-T2T, whole genome shotgun sequence contains the following coding sequences:
- the OR4K5 gene encoding olfactory receptor family 4 subfamily K member 5 (The RefSeq protein has 5 substitutions compared to this genomic sequence) — protein MGKANSSVVSEFVLLGLSSSQELQLFFFVFFSTLYVVIVLGNLLIIITVTSDNSLRSPMYFLLGNLSFVDICQASFATPKMIAGFLSEHKTISFSGCIAQIFFIHLFTGGEMVLLVSMAYDRYVAICKPLHYVVIMNQRTCTVLVMISWTVGLIHTVSQLSFTVNLPFCGPNIVDSFFCDLPRVTKLACLDSYTIEILIVVNSGILALSTFSLLVSSYIIIFVTVWFKSSATMAKAFSTLAAHITVVILFFGPCIFIYVWPFTIYPVDKVLAIFYTIFIPILNPIIYTLRNRDMKAAMRKIVTHYLRPKKISETPLAVRSSFY, from the coding sequence ATGGGTAAGGCCAATTCTTCAGTGGTGTCTGAATTTGTGTTGCTGGGACTCTCTAGTTCTCAGGAACTccagcttttcttctttgttttcttctctacgTTGTATGTGGTCATTGTGCTGGGAAACCTTCTCATTATTATCACCGTCACTTCTGATAACAGCCTGCGCTCCCCAATGTACTTCCTCCTGGGAAACCTTTCCTTTGTGGACATCTGTCAGGCTTCCTTTGCTACCCCCAAGATGATTGCAGATTTTCTGAGTGAACACAAGACTATCTCCTTCAGTGGCTGCATAGCCCAGATTTTCTTCATTCACCTTTCCACTGGAGGGGAGATGGTGCTACTTGTCtccatggcctatgacagatatgtaGCCATATGCAAACCCCTACACTATGTAGTCATCATGAACCAAAGGACGTGCACTGTCCTGGTAATGATCTCCTGGACTGTGGGCTTGATACACACAGTAAGTCAGTTATCGTTTACTGTGAACCTGCCTTTTTGTGGCCCCAATATAGTAGACAGCTTTTTTTGTGACCTTCCTCGAGTGACCAAACTTGCTTGCCTGGACTCTTACACCATTGAGATACTAATTGTAGTCAATAGTGGGATTCTTTCCCTAAGCACGTTCTCTCTTTTGGTCAGCTCTTACATCATTATTTTTGTCACTGTCTGGTTTAAGTCTTCTGCTACAATGGCCAAGGCATTTTCTACACTGGCAGCCCATATTACCGTAGTGATATTATTCTTTGGACCTTGCATCTTCATCTATGTGTGGCCTTTTACCATCTACCCTGTGGATAAAGTTCTTGCCATATTTTACACCATTTTCACCCCCATTCTAAACCCTATTATTTACACACTAAGGAACAGAGATATGAAGGCTGCCATGATGAAAATTGTGACCCACTACCTGAGGCCCAAGAAAATTTCTGAAACGCCACTAGCAGTGAGGAGTTCTTTTTATTAA
- the OR4K1 gene encoding olfactory receptor 4K1 (The RefSeq protein has 2 substitutions compared to this genomic sequence), giving the protein MAHTNESVVSEFVLLGLSNSRELQLFFFALFSIVYVTSVLGNIMIIVIISSDSHLNSPMYFLLSNLSFIDICQSNFATPKMLVDFFIEHKTISFDGCMAQIFLLHSFVGSEMMLLVAMAYDRFIAICKPLHYSTIMNRRLCINFVLISWAVGILHSVSHLAFTVDLPFCGPNEVDSFFCDLPLVIELACMDTYEMEIMTLTNSGLISLSCFLALIISYAIILITVRRRSSSGSVKALSTLTAHITVVILFFGPCIYFYIWPFSRLSVDKFLSVFYTVCTPLLNPIIYSLRNEDVKSAMQKLRNRHVNSWKI; this is encoded by the coding sequence ATGGCTCACACAAATGAATCGGTGGTATCTGAGTTTGTGCTTCTGGGACTCTCTAATTCTAGGGaacttcagcttttcttttttgccctCTTCTCTATAGTGTATGTGACATCAGTGTTGGGCAACATTATGATTATTGTGATCATTTCCTCCGATTCCCATTTGAACTctcccatgtacttcctgctcagcAACCTTTCTTTCATTGATATCTGCCAATCTAACTTTGCCACGCCCAAGATGCTTGTGGACTTCTTTATTGAGCACAAGACTATCTCTTTTGATGGTTGCATGGCCCAGATATTCCTTCTTCATAGTTTTGTTGGGAGTGAGATGATATTGCTCGTAGCTATGGCATATGACAGGTTTATAGCCATCTGTAAGCCCCTGCATTACAGCACAATTATGAATCGGAGACTGTGCATAATTTTTGTGTTGATTTCCTGGGCTGTGGGTATTCTTCATTCTGTGAGTCACTTGGCTTTTACAGTGGACCTGcctttctgtggccccaatgAGGTAGACAGCTTCTTTTGTGACCTTCCCCTGGTGATAGAGCTGGCTTGCATGGATACTTATGAAATGGAAATCATGACCCTAACTAACAGTGGCTTGATATCATTGAGCTGTTTTCTGGCTTTAATTATTTCCTACGCCATCATTTTGATCACTGTGCGACGCCGGTCTTCCAGTGGGTCGGTTAAGGCACTTTCTACATTAACTGCCCACATCACGGTGGTGATTCTTTTCTTTGGGCCttgcatttatttctatatatggCCTTTTAGCAGACTTTCTGTGGATAAGTTCCTTTCTGTGTTCTACACTGTTTGTACACCCCTGTTGAACCCCATCATCTACTCTCTGAGGAATGAAGATGTTAAATCAGCCATGCAAAAGTTGAGAAACCGTCATGTGAACTCCTGGAAAATCTAG